A window of the Methanoregula sp. genome harbors these coding sequences:
- a CDS encoding antitoxin VapB family protein, whose product MPRAGEGRSIRIDPEVYEALLVLKRGNMTFSDVIAQMLNDCYGWSENYPANQSDLTDFVEINAR is encoded by the coding sequence ATGCCTCGTGCAGGCGAGGGACGTTCGATCCGCATCGATCCCGAGGTGTATGAGGCGCTTCTCGTATTGAAACGAGGAAATATGACGTTCTCTGACGTCATTGCCCAGATGCTCAATGACTGCTATGGATGGTCGGAAAATTATCCGGCAAACCAGAGTGATCTCACAGACTTCGTAGAGATCAATGCGCGCTGA
- a CDS encoding nicotinamide-nucleotide adenylyltransferase has product MKRGLYIGRFQPYHNGHHEVLEHIAEEVDELIIGIGSAQLSHQVDNPFTAGERVLMITRALASLGCPYYVIPIEDIKRNSLWVAHVQSMAPPFDLCYSSNPLVVRLFTEAGIKVQSPAMYERDTLSGTKIRERILNGKPWKMLLPPAVVQVIKEIDGAERLCQIARDD; this is encoded by the coding sequence ATGAAACGGGGATTGTATATCGGGCGGTTTCAGCCGTATCACAACGGGCATCACGAAGTGCTCGAACATATTGCAGAGGAAGTGGACGAACTCATCATCGGTATCGGAAGCGCACAACTCTCGCACCAGGTAGACAACCCGTTTACCGCGGGTGAACGCGTGCTTATGATCACCCGGGCGCTTGCGTCACTGGGCTGCCCCTATTACGTGATCCCGATCGAGGACATCAAGCGCAACTCGCTCTGGGTAGCGCATGTCCAGTCGATGGCACCGCCGTTCGATCTCTGCTACTCATCAAATCCGCTGGTTGTCCGGCTCTTTACAGAAGCTGGGATAAAAGTCCAGTCACCGGCAATGTACGAGCGCGACACGCTCAGTGGTACAAAAATCCGTGAACGTATACTCAACGGTAAACCGTGGAAGATGCTCCTGCCTCCCGCAGTCGTCCAGGTCATCAAGGAGATTGATGGTGCTGAACGACTCTGCCAGATCGCCCGCGATGATTAG
- the larB gene encoding nickel pincer cofactor biosynthesis protein LarB: MQPNQSVQDILSRYKNGECTLDEAARVIEGLRLEHVGEFACIDLGRGVRCGMPEVVLAEGKDTTHLSEIAVRHAETTGRCVITRVSPEQVTHIQSFAKSRNIATEYRQTGHILVLSSGKSPKPTGGIVAIITAGTSDIRVAEEAKCIAEEMGCTVRTAYDVGAAGIHRLFPALKPLLDAHVFIVCAGREGTLPSIVAGLVDKPVIGVPVSVGYGYMGEGRAALASMLQSCSVISVVNIDAGFTAGAFAGRIANLGAGAPGGQP; this comes from the coding sequence ATGCAACCAAACCAGTCTGTGCAGGACATTCTCTCGCGCTACAAGAACGGGGAGTGCACCCTTGATGAGGCCGCCCGGGTGATTGAAGGGCTCCGTCTCGAACATGTGGGGGAGTTTGCCTGTATCGATCTGGGAAGGGGCGTCCGGTGCGGAATGCCGGAAGTAGTCCTCGCGGAGGGAAAGGATACCACGCACCTCTCGGAGATTGCGGTGCGGCATGCAGAAACAACCGGGCGCTGCGTGATCACGCGCGTGAGCCCCGAACAGGTTACACATATCCAGTCCTTTGCAAAAAGCAGGAACATTGCCACGGAATACCGCCAGACCGGTCACATACTCGTCCTGTCATCAGGAAAATCTCCAAAACCCACGGGTGGAATCGTTGCGATCATTACTGCGGGAACATCCGATATCCGGGTTGCAGAGGAAGCAAAGTGCATTGCAGAGGAGATGGGCTGTACGGTTCGTACGGCATATGATGTCGGTGCGGCAGGCATCCACCGGCTCTTCCCGGCCCTGAAACCGCTGCTGGATGCGCATGTGTTCATTGTCTGTGCCGGGCGCGAAGGGACACTTCCTTCCATCGTTGCCGGGCTGGTTGACAAACCGGTCATCGGCGTCCCGGTCAGCGTTGGATACGGGTATATGGGTGAAGGAAGAGCCGCGCTTGCGAGCATGCTCCAGTCCTGTTCGGTAATTTCGGTCGTCAATATCGATGCCGGTTTCACAGCTGGGGCATTTGCGGGGCGGATAGCAAATCTGGGCGCGGGAGCTCCCGGGGGACAACCATGA
- a CDS encoding ABC transporter permease, whose amino-acid sequence MSYLIYVAMFGTAAVLFLWLRDARIFFRTGLPGYRKAAYHGVGYGALATLGGAFTLTMPNFELLGLGMILAAMYLQGRIVREKVWGNEDTFTRFLGSVPRHKANKK is encoded by the coding sequence ATGTCCTATCTCATCTATGTCGCCATGTTCGGCACCGCTGCGGTTCTCTTTCTCTGGCTGCGGGATGCACGGATCTTTTTCAGGACGGGTCTGCCCGGCTACCGTAAGGCGGCGTACCATGGTGTGGGGTATGGGGCCCTTGCAACGCTTGGCGGGGCTTTTACCCTCACGATGCCCAATTTTGAATTACTGGGTCTTGGAATGATCCTTGCTGCCATGTACCTGCAGGGGCGAATTGTGCGGGAGAAAGTATGGGGAAACGAAGATACCTTCACCCGGTTCCTTGGCAGCGTACCAAGACACAAGGCGAATAAGAAATAA
- the hisS gene encoding histidine--tRNA ligase, protein MLQKPRGTRDFLPDEMEARRAVEGKLREVARCYGYREVCTPEFEDLELFTARSGEGIIDEMYVFEDKGGRKLALRPEITAAVIRMYINEAKVAPKPLRWCYFADCFRYERPQKGRYRQFWQFGVELIGADTAAADAETIMLASDMLNATGVTYELKVGHLSFMKNLVKDLEPAMQRKVRAHLDKKDFDGLNATLESLDRTDLAASLTALIGTRDLAEAFEIAGEIPEKERFEKTMRSLDASGVKYSLNFGIARGLDYYTGMVFEGFAQNLGAENQILGGGTYRLAHLFGGDDVASCGFAIGFDRVMVSLGDIKPAIVPVVGLVCTSEGRTRALEVARALRNAGIRTEIDLMERGLGAQLAHASKTANFAIVIGQREAESGQVTLKNLTTAEQKTVDLAAAVAEVRAFGPR, encoded by the coding sequence ATGCTCCAGAAACCGAGAGGAACGCGGGATTTTTTACCGGATGAGATGGAGGCGCGGCGCGCTGTCGAAGGGAAGTTGCGCGAGGTTGCGCGCTGCTATGGATACCGGGAAGTCTGCACTCCCGAGTTTGAGGATCTCGAACTTTTTACTGCGCGATCCGGGGAAGGTATCATCGATGAGATGTATGTCTTTGAGGACAAGGGCGGCAGGAAGCTTGCCCTTCGCCCGGAGATTACTGCCGCGGTGATCCGGATGTACATCAATGAGGCAAAGGTCGCGCCCAAACCGTTGCGCTGGTGTTATTTTGCCGACTGTTTCCGGTACGAGCGCCCGCAGAAGGGCCGGTACCGCCAGTTCTGGCAGTTCGGGGTCGAGCTGATCGGTGCGGATACGGCAGCGGCGGATGCGGAAACGATCATGCTGGCGTCCGATATGCTGAACGCAACCGGAGTCACGTATGAGCTGAAAGTCGGACACCTATCGTTCATGAAAAATCTTGTGAAGGATCTCGAACCGGCCATGCAGCGGAAAGTGCGGGCACACCTTGACAAGAAGGATTTCGACGGGCTGAATGCCACGCTCGAATCCTTGGACAGGACGGATCTTGCAGCCTCACTTACGGCTCTTATTGGCACCCGTGATCTTGCCGAAGCATTCGAGATTGCCGGTGAGATCCCGGAGAAAGAACGGTTTGAGAAGACCATGAGATCACTCGATGCATCCGGTGTTAAATACAGCCTGAACTTTGGCATTGCGCGGGGTCTCGATTATTATACCGGCATGGTCTTTGAGGGATTTGCCCAGAACCTCGGCGCTGAGAACCAGATCCTGGGCGGGGGAACCTACCGGCTAGCCCATCTCTTTGGGGGTGACGATGTTGCTTCCTGCGGGTTTGCCATCGGGTTTGACCGGGTGATGGTCTCGCTGGGGGACATCAAGCCAGCGATAGTTCCTGTTGTAGGACTTGTCTGCACGAGCGAAGGGCGCACCCGTGCGCTTGAAGTTGCACGGGCATTACGCAACGCGGGCATCCGCACGGAAATAGATCTTATGGAGCGTGGACTCGGAGCTCAGCTCGCCCACGCATCAAAAACCGCGAATTTTGCTATCGTGATCGGCCAGCGCGAGGCGGAGTCCGGGCAGGTTACGTTAAAAAATCTGACCACTGCCGAGCAGAAAACGGTCGATCTTGCAGCAGCCGTTGCTGAGGTGAGAGCGTTTGGTCCTCGCTGA
- a CDS encoding DNA topoisomerase VI subunit B translates to MVLADELAKQQRSISVAEFFEKNKHLLGFDSPTRGVITTIKEAVDNALDACEEAQVLPDIFISIKKVSSDIFRIIVEDNGPGIVPAQVPYVFGKLLYGSRFHQIRQTRGQQGIGISAAVLYAQLTSGVPTVVISRTGHKEPAWKFEIQIKIETNEPDIISQQPIDWDRIHGTRVQIEFKSTMSAKKKLLEYLKYTSVVNPHARFRVELDDEAFTFERVSQEIIACPIAVKPHPHGIEFGQLKRMAVASNEKLADFLMEHFSRVGKKTAQEMCDKSGLKATAKVSGLSADQLKALLAAMQDVPVPPPLTVQCLSPIGEELIRRGLDKEFQMDFVGARTRPASVFSGHSFVVEAAIGYGGKLPSEGNAIILRFANRVPLMYQQGACAITQSVANVNWKHYNLSQQGLPMGPVLILVHVASTNVPFTSESKDAIASIPEIEKEIVLALQDLGRDLKLFVSRRDKNKVAEDRARAVCAIIPEIAAKVSEIVEKPLVDTTPIEGKLMRKLIVKKGTLDGRITIELNNYTAHDVDVSVYDISQDNAADAEPKAAFVSEMDGQFTKVWKLVIPSQMVTRVVYTGKGGGLLDIRGIDDNKKMVVDLDV, encoded by the coding sequence TTGGTCCTCGCTGACGAACTCGCCAAGCAGCAGCGCAGCATCAGTGTCGCGGAATTTTTCGAGAAGAACAAACACCTGCTGGGATTCGATTCCCCCACCCGCGGGGTCATCACCACCATAAAAGAGGCGGTGGACAATGCACTGGATGCCTGTGAGGAAGCACAGGTGCTTCCGGATATTTTTATCAGCATCAAAAAAGTCTCCAGCGATATTTTCCGGATCATTGTTGAGGACAATGGCCCGGGAATCGTTCCGGCACAGGTGCCGTATGTATTTGGAAAACTGCTCTACGGATCGCGGTTCCACCAGATCCGGCAGACGCGCGGGCAACAGGGTATCGGGATCTCTGCCGCCGTTCTTTATGCGCAGCTGACCAGCGGTGTCCCGACTGTCGTGATCTCGCGCACCGGCCATAAGGAGCCGGCCTGGAAATTCGAGATCCAGATCAAGATCGAGACCAATGAACCTGACATCATCTCCCAGCAGCCGATCGACTGGGATCGGATTCACGGCACCCGGGTGCAGATCGAGTTCAAGAGCACGATGTCGGCAAAGAAGAAGCTGCTCGAATACCTCAAGTACACTTCAGTGGTGAATCCCCATGCGAGATTCCGGGTGGAGCTGGACGATGAAGCGTTCACGTTCGAGCGGGTGAGCCAGGAGATCATCGCGTGCCCCATTGCCGTCAAGCCTCATCCCCATGGGATCGAGTTCGGGCAACTGAAACGGATGGCCGTGGCAAGCAACGAGAAACTTGCCGATTTCCTGATGGAACATTTCAGCCGGGTGGGGAAAAAGACGGCGCAGGAGATGTGCGATAAATCCGGCCTGAAGGCTACGGCAAAGGTATCGGGCCTTTCTGCAGATCAGCTCAAGGCGCTCCTTGCTGCCATGCAGGACGTCCCGGTACCCCCCCCGCTCACCGTCCAGTGCCTTTCACCCATTGGGGAGGAACTGATACGGCGCGGGCTCGACAAGGAGTTCCAGATGGACTTTGTCGGGGCACGCACCCGGCCGGCTTCCGTTTTCTCCGGCCACTCGTTTGTGGTCGAAGCAGCGATCGGGTACGGGGGAAAGCTTCCTTCCGAGGGAAATGCGATCATCCTCCGCTTTGCCAACCGTGTCCCGCTGATGTACCAGCAGGGTGCATGTGCCATCACCCAGAGCGTTGCGAATGTGAACTGGAAACACTATAACCTTTCCCAGCAGGGACTGCCGATGGGCCCGGTTCTGATCCTTGTCCATGTTGCCTCCACAAATGTTCCCTTTACCAGCGAGAGTAAGGACGCAATTGCGAGTATTCCGGAGATTGAAAAGGAGATCGTGCTCGCCCTGCAGGACCTGGGACGGGATCTCAAGCTATTTGTCTCCCGCCGCGACAAGAACAAGGTGGCCGAGGACCGGGCGCGGGCCGTATGTGCAATTATTCCGGAGATTGCTGCAAAAGTGAGCGAGATCGTTGAAAAACCGCTCGTTGATACCACGCCCATCGAAGGAAAACTGATGCGCAAGCTGATCGTGAAGAAGGGGACCCTCGATGGCAGGATCACGATCGAGCTGAACAATTACACCGCACACGACGTGGATGTGTCTGTCTATGATATCTCGCAGGACAATGCGGCCGATGCCGAGCCCAAGGCAGCATTCGTGAGCGAGATGGACGGGCAGTTCACGAAGGTCTGGAAGCTGGTGATACCGTCACAGATGGTTACGCGTGTTGTCTATACCGGGAAAGGCGGGGGCCTGCTCGACATCCGGGGCATTGACGATAATAAGAAGATGGTGGTGGATCTCGATGTCTAA
- a CDS encoding DNA topoisomerase IV subunit A encodes MSKEELERKSMAALLRIASAWYDQMKAGDIPSISLPTRTKYNIEYDDASEVWKYGDKESMRTAASAKSATHLLKMAYVIGFIKQQLKENRSSTLREMYYISEGWKRAKFGAQEESNFLIEDLEIISEVPREGFHLHPEENGASIYGPMRIREETRRGMRAIHCQDDVGQAGYTIPNNVENIEFVDHDAKFVIALETGGMYDRLIENGFDEEHNAILVHLKGQPARSTRRMLNKISTTWNLPVMVFTDGDPWSYRIFASVAYGSIKSAHMSELLATPKAQFLGLQPSDIRDYNLPSDKLSDKDVEALHAELTDPRFATEYWKKQINLQISLGLKSEQQAFAARGLDFVTKTYLPARLTEMGII; translated from the coding sequence ATGTCTAAAGAGGAACTGGAAAGGAAATCGATGGCGGCCCTGCTCCGGATCGCGAGTGCATGGTACGACCAGATGAAGGCCGGCGATATCCCCTCCATCTCACTGCCCACGCGGACGAAATACAATATCGAATACGATGATGCGAGCGAGGTCTGGAAATACGGCGACAAGGAGAGCATGCGCACCGCTGCTTCGGCCAAGAGCGCGACGCATCTGCTGAAAATGGCGTACGTCATCGGGTTCATCAAACAGCAGCTGAAAGAGAACCGGTCGTCAACACTCAGGGAGATGTATTACATCTCGGAGGGATGGAAGCGGGCGAAGTTCGGTGCGCAGGAGGAGAGCAATTTCCTCATCGAGGATCTCGAGATCATTTCAGAAGTCCCGCGCGAGGGGTTCCATCTCCATCCTGAAGAGAATGGCGCATCGATTTACGGGCCGATGCGGATACGGGAGGAGACGCGACGGGGCATGCGGGCCATCCACTGCCAGGACGATGTGGGCCAGGCCGGGTACACGATCCCCAACAATGTCGAGAACATAGAGTTCGTGGATCATGATGCGAAGTTTGTGATTGCTCTCGAAACGGGTGGTATGTATGACCGGCTGATCGAGAACGGGTTTGACGAGGAGCACAATGCAATTCTTGTGCACCTGAAAGGCCAGCCGGCGCGTTCGACCCGGCGCATGCTCAACAAGATCAGTACGACATGGAATCTTCCCGTGATGGTTTTTACTGATGGCGACCCGTGGTCGTACCGTATCTTTGCCTCCGTTGCTTACGGTTCGATCAAGAGTGCGCACATGTCCGAGCTGCTGGCAACGCCCAAGGCGCAGTTTCTGGGGTTGCAGCCGAGCGATATCCGGGATTATAATTTACCGTCCGATAAGTTGTCGGATAAGGATGTTGAGGCATTGCATGCGGAGCTGACCGATCCCCGGTTTGCAACCGAGTACTGGAAAAAGCAGATCAACCTGCAGATCAGCCTGGGGCTGAAGTCGGAACAACAGGCATTTGCGGCGCGGGGGCTGGACTTTGTGACGAAGACGTATCTGCCGGCAAGGTTGACTGAGATGGGGATCATCTGA